Within Alphaproteobacteria bacterium, the genomic segment GCGGCAACGCCATCACGTCATCGACCACGCCAAGCTCCTTGCGCTTGGCTTCGAGCGCGGCGGCGCGTTCCGCAAGCCATGTGCGGGCGCGCTGCTGCAGCTCTTCGGCCACTTCGGCGTCAAAGCCCTCGATTTCGGCCAACTCGTCGAGCTGCGTTTCGGCGATCTGTTCGACACGGGTGAAGCCTTCGGCCACCAGCAGATGCGCGATCACGTCATCGACCGCCAGCGCTTCGAGGAACAGCGCGGTGCGGCTGCGGACTTCTTCCTGCCTGCGTTCACTTTCTTCCTTTTCGGTCAGGATATCGATATCCCAGCCGGTCAGCATGGCCGCGAGGCGCACGTTCTGGCCGCGGCGACCGATGGCGAGCGAAAGCTGCTCGTCCGGCACAACGACATCCATGCGGTGGTTTTCTTCATCAAGCACGACCTTGGCCACTTCGGCCGGAGCCAGCGCATTGACGACGAAGGTTGCCGGGTCTTGCGACCAGGGAATGATGTCGATCTTCTCGCCCTGCAGTTCGCCGACAACGGCCTGCACGCGGCTGCCGCGCATACCGACGCAGGCGCCGACGGGGTCGATGCTGCTGTCGTTGGAAACCACGGCGATCTTGGCGCGGCTGCCCGGATCGCGGGCAACCGACTTGATCTCGATGATGCCGTCATAGATTTCCGGCACTTCCTGCGCGAACAGTTTGGCCATGAACATGGGGTGGGTGCGGGAAAGGAAAATCTGCGGACCGCGGACTTCTTCGCGCACATCGTAGATGTAGGCGCGCACGCGGTCGCCGTTTTTGAAATGTTCGCGCGGCAGGCATTCGTCGCGGCGCAGCACGCCTTCGGCGCGGCCGAGATCGACCGTGACATTGCCGTATTCCACGCGCTTGACGATGCCGTTGATAACCTCGCCGCCGCGATCCTTGTATTCTTCGTACTGGCGCTTGCGTTCGGCTTCGCGCACCTTCTGCACGATCACCTGCTTGGCGGTCTGGGCGGCGATGCGCCCGAAATCGATCGGCGGCAGATCGTCGATGATAAATTCGCCCAGCGCGGCGTCGGAACGCATCTTTTTCGCGGCCTTGAGCGGGATCTGGGTAAATTCGTTTTCGACCGGGTCGGCGACTTCGAGAAAGCGTTGCAGCTTGATATCGCCGGTCTTGCGGTCGATCGTGGCGCGGATATCGTGTTCGTGGCCGTATTTGGAGCGGCCGGCCTTCTGGATCGCCTGTTCCATCGCGATAAGCACTTCATCGCGTTCGATGGCCTTTTCGCGGGCGACGGCGTCAGCTACGTGCAACAGTTCCATTTTTTCCTCTGCTTACTTTCTGTTTCCAGCCTTGATCAAATCGTCCGTTATCACCAGCCTCGCTTTCGCGACCGCCGTCAGCGGCAACGCGATAAGGCCGAAACCTTCCACTACCATTTCAACCAGCGTGCCGCTTGCTTCTTCGCGTACGCCTTCGAGCCGGCCCTTGAAATTCTTTCGCCCCGGCTTTCCTTCGGCCACGGCGATATTCATGGGCGCCAGGGTTTCGATCTTCACCTCGCATCCTGCGAAGCGCACGAAATCCTCGCGCCGCGTCAGCGGCCTGTCGATACCGGGCGAACCAACCTCCAGCATATAGTTGCCGGGGATCACATCGCCTTCATCCAGCATCGCGCCGAGCGCGCGGCTGATCGCCGCGCAATTCTCGACCGTGACGGCGCTGCGGTCCGCCCGCTCCGCCATCACCTGCAGGGTCAACCCGGCCTGCGCCCCCATAAGCTGGAGCTGGACGAGGTCGAACCCCATCCCGGCCAGTAAGGGCCGGATCATATCCGTGAGCTGCGCGTTCGATGGCAGTGCGGTCATGATCGTTCCGGCCCCATAATTACCCCGGCAGTCTTCCCAAAGCGGCTTTTTCATAACCCTTTCCGGGGCAACAAAAAAGGCGGGCTTTTGGCCCACCTCAAAGTCAATCTATGAGAATGGGCCTTTTTATAGCGTTTTCAGGAGGGAAAGCAAGCGGAAACTATGCCGCGCGGCGGCCGTGAATTCACATAACTATTTGATATAAAACAATAATATTTTTCTCAATCCTTGTTTGCAGGCTTGTCCGCCTTTTTGTCGGCCTCAAGCTCAAACCACAAGGCGTTCAGAATGCCAAAGGCGCAAGCGAGCCCGAGGCCCAGAATCCAGCTAAAATACCACATAAGCGCGCCCTCCCTAGTAAAGCTGGTCGGATTGTTTGGTGATTTGCCCCGCCGTCACCTTGCCGCGCAGCACATGATAGACCCACGCCGTGTAAGCGAGGATGAGCGGCAGAAAAATCACGACCGACACCGTCATGATAACGAGCGTTGTCTGGCTTGAAGACGTATCCCATACCGTAAGGCTGACATCCGGGTTCAGCGATGAAGGCAGCAAAAACGGAAAGATGCTGACGCCTGCGGTGCCGATCATGCCTGCCTGCACGCACGAGCTTCCGATGAAGGCAAGCAGCGGCTTTTCCGCCCGCGCACACATAATTGCCATCGATGCGCCCGCGAAAACGAGCAGCGGCGCAGCCAGCATCCACGGCATGGCGCGATAGTTCGCCAGCCATGCGCCAGCTTCGCGCACGACATCCTTCGCGAGCGGGTCGGAAGGCCCGTCGGGAACGATGGCGCTTACGATCCTGTAGCCATCGATCCCCGTCGCGATCCACCAGCCCGCCAGCGCGAACAGCGCCATGACAAGACAGGCAAGCCAAACCGTGATGGTCCGCGCGCGTGCATCGACCGGCGTGCCCGCCTTCACATGCAGCCACGCCGCCCCCTGCAGCGCCAGCATCGCTACGCTGGCAAGGCCACACAGCAACGCGAACGGGTTCAAAAGACCGAGCAGCGTGCCGGCGTAGGTCATGCGCATGCTGTCGTCGAAGGTGAAGGGCACGCCCTGCAGGACATTGCCGACCGCAACGCCGAAGATCAATGCGGGCACGAAGCCGCCGGCGAACAGGGCGCAATCCCATACATTTCGCCATATAACGCTATCGATCTTGCCGCGAAATTTAAAGCCGACCGGACGCAGGATAAGCGCGCAAAGCGCAAGAAACATGGCGAGATAGAAGCCGGAAAAAGAAACCGCATACAGTGTCGGCCATGCCGCAAACACCGCGCCGGCGCCAAGAATAAGCCAGACCTGGTTGCCTTCCCACACCGGGCCGACCGTGTTGATGATGATGCGCCGCTCTGTATCGTTGTGGCCAAGCGCGGGTATCAGCATGGCCGAGCCCATATCGAAGCCATCCATGATCGCGAAGCCGATCAAAAGCACGCCAAGCAGAACCCACCAGATCAGGCGCAGAATTTCATAATCGAGCATGGCTTCCCCCTATGCCGCCATTTTCGGGCCCTGCCGCACCGCGCGCAGCATCAGCACGATATCCACGACCAGTAGCGTGGAATAGAATAGAACGAACCCCACCAGCGTGACCCAGACATTCCCGGCGCTGACCGACGAGGCCGAAAGGAAAGTCGGCAGCACGCCGTCGATCGTCCATGGCTGGCGGCCCATTTCAGCCACGATCCAGCCCAGCTCGGCCGCGATCCACGGCAGCGGCAAAGACCAAAGCGCAAGTTTCAGGAACCATGGATGCTTGTCGAGCCGCCGCCGGCTGGAAAGATAAAAGCCGAAAGCGAACAGCGCGATAAAATAGAAACCAAGCGCAACCATAACGCGGAAGCTCCAGAACAACACGGGGACGTTGGGCACCGTATCCCATGCGGCGCGGTCGATCTGTTCGGGCGTGGCCTTGGCCGGGTCTTCCATATAGCGTTTGAGCAGCAACGCGTAGCCGAGATCGTCACGGTAATCGTTGAACTTGCGTTGCCAGTAGCTGTCGCCTTTGTCCTTGCGCAGCGCCGCCAGCGCCTGCCATGCGACCATGCCGCGCTTGATGCGGTCTTTTGCTTGCGTGACCAGCTCGTGCACGCCCTTCACCTCGCCATCGATCGAACGCGTGGCGATAAGCCCCAGCACCCAAGGCAGCTTGATTTCGAAATGCGTGACCTTTTCTTTTTGATCGGGCAGACCGAACAGCGCGAAGCCGGCCGGCGCGGGCTCGGTGTGCCACATCGCCTCGATCGCCGCAATTTTCATCTTCTGGCTTTGGCTGGCGGTATAGCCGCTTTCATCGCCGAGCACGACGACCGAGAGCGCCGCCGCGAGACCGAAACTGAGCGCGACCGTCATGGAACGTTTGGCGAGTTCGATATGTTTTTTACGCAAAAGATACAGCGCGCTGATCGAAAGCACGAACATCGCGCCGGTGACGTAGCCGGCGCTGACGGTATGCACGAACTTCGCCTGCGCCACGGGGTTGAAGATTACGGCGGCAAAATCGGAAACTTCCATGCGCATGGTATCGACATTGAAAACCGCGCCGACAGGATTTTGCATCCATCCGTTTGCGATCAGGATCCAGAGCGCGGAAAAGTTGGTGCCGATCGCCAGCAACCAGGTGACGATAAGGTGTTGCAGGCGGCTTAGCTTGTCCCAGCCAAAGAAAAACAGCCCGACAAAGGTCGCTTCGAGGAAAAAGGCCATCAGGCCTTCGATCGCCAGCGGCGCCCCGAAAATATCGCCGACATAATGCGAATAATAGGCCCAGTTGGTGCCAAACTGGAATTCCATGGTGATGCCGGTGGCCACGCCCATGGCGAAGTTGATGCCAAACAAAAGCCCCCAGAACTTGACCATGTCGCGCCATATTGCGCGCCCCGTCATGACATAGACGCTTTCCATAATCGCGAGGATGAAGGCGAGCCCGAGCGTAAGCGGCACGAACAGGAAGTGGTACAGCGCCGTCAGCGCGAACTGGAGGCGGGAAAGATCAACGACGTCCATCAGGGGCTCCGCGGCTGCTCACGGGAAAAGAAAAGATCGCGCACCATATCCGGTTTTACATGGATTTTCGCAGGGCCAAACACGAACAGGGCGGCAAGAATGACGATAACGAATTTGACCGCCAGCAAAATCACGATATCGCGACCGATGCGGTTTCTGGGAAGCAAGGATATCTTGGCCATGCGGGCGCATGCATTTTGTTGGGCGCGAACAGGAAGCACTATGCCCGGCGCCCCCGCAAAAATCAATTCTATGCACGCTTAACAAGACTTATGCGGTCTTGTTTGCCAACATCCGGCTATGCGGTTCAGCGGCGCACGAACATATAATAGGCGGGCGCGCGGCCTTGCCGAACGGCCTTTTGTTCGTAGCGCGTTGCGGGCCAATCATCGGGCCGCGCAGGCAAAAGCCCGGCATAGCTGCCCGGCGCGGGCGTAAAGGCGTCCGCATCCTTGCCCGCCATCTGCTCGGCAAACCATTGTTGCAAACCGGGATCGTCGGTCGCGAGCCGCAATTGCGCGCCCGGCTGCATCACGCGCGCGAGCCGCGGCAGATTTTCCGGGCCGATGAAGCGTCGCCGCGCGTGGCGCTTTTTCGGCCACGGATCCGGGAACAAAACAAAACAGCGCGCGATGGACGCATCGGGCAGTTTATCGAGCAGCAGGCGCGCATCATCGGGGAAAATGCGCACATTGCGCAGACCCTGCGTATCGATATGTGCGAGCAGGCTGGCGACGCCGTTGACGAAGGGTTCGCTGCCGATCATGCCGGCGGCGGGGTTGGCGGCCGCCTGCGCCGCAAGATGTTCGCCGCCGCCGAACCCGATTTCAAGCCAGCAGGCTTCGGGCGCATGCCTGAAAATTGCGGCGGGCGTGAGCGCGCCTTCGCGCGGCAACGCAACCTGCATGGCGGGCAGCAGCGTATCGGTGAGCGTGACGCGGTGCGCCGTCAGCGGCCGTCCCTTGCGGCGGCCATAGAAAGACGGCGCGGCGGCCTGCGGACCGCCGCTTTCGCCCAGGTCTTTTATGGCTAGACCCTCAGTGCGCTTTTCAGCTTGGGCGCGAGATCCAGTTTTTCCCATGAGAAG encodes:
- the trmB gene encoding tRNA (guanosine(46)-N7)-methyltransferase TrmB — its product is MGKTGSRAQAEKRTEGLAIKDLGESGGPQAAAPSFYGRRKGRPLTAHRVTLTDTLLPAMQVALPREGALTPAAIFRHAPEACWLEIGFGGGEHLAAQAAANPAAGMIGSEPFVNGVASLLAHIDTQGLRNVRIFPDDARLLLDKLPDASIARCFVLFPDPWPKKRHARRRFIGPENLPRLARVMQPGAQLRLATDDPGLQQWFAEQMAGKDADAFTPAPGSYAGLLPARPDDWPATRYEQKAVRQGRAPAYYMFVRR
- a CDS encoding ribosome maturation factor RimP, which encodes MPSNAQLTDMIRPLLAGMGFDLVQLQLMGAQAGLTLQVMAERADRSAVTVENCAAISRALGAMLDEGDVIPGNYMLEVGSPGIDRPLTRREDFVRFAGCEVKIETLAPMNIAVAEGKPGRKNFKGRLEGVREEASGTLVEMVVEGFGLIALPLTAVAKARLVITDDLIKAGNRK
- the cydB gene encoding cytochrome d ubiquinol oxidase subunit II encodes the protein MLDYEILRLIWWVLLGVLLIGFAIMDGFDMGSAMLIPALGHNDTERRIIINTVGPVWEGNQVWLILGAGAVFAAWPTLYAVSFSGFYLAMFLALCALILRPVGFKFRGKIDSVIWRNVWDCALFAGGFVPALIFGVAVGNVLQGVPFTFDDSMRMTYAGTLLGLLNPFALLCGLASVAMLALQGAAWLHVKAGTPVDARARTITVWLACLVMALFALAGWWIATGIDGYRIVSAIVPDGPSDPLAKDVVREAGAWLANYRAMPWMLAAPLLVFAGASMAIMCARAEKPLLAFIGSSCVQAGMIGTAGVSIFPFLLPSSLNPDVSLTVWDTSSSQTTLVIMTVSVVIFLPLILAYTAWVYHVLRGKVTAGQITKQSDQLY
- a CDS encoding cytochrome bd-I ubiquinol oxidase subunit CydA (part of the aerobic respiratory chain; catalyzes the ubiquinol to ubiquinone), producing the protein MDVVDLSRLQFALTALYHFLFVPLTLGLAFILAIMESVYVMTGRAIWRDMVKFWGLLFGINFAMGVATGITMEFQFGTNWAYYSHYVGDIFGAPLAIEGLMAFFLEATFVGLFFFGWDKLSRLQHLIVTWLLAIGTNFSALWILIANGWMQNPVGAVFNVDTMRMEVSDFAAVIFNPVAQAKFVHTVSAGYVTGAMFVLSISALYLLRKKHIELAKRSMTVALSFGLAAALSVVVLGDESGYTASQSQKMKIAAIEAMWHTEPAPAGFALFGLPDQKEKVTHFEIKLPWVLGLIATRSIDGEVKGVHELVTQAKDRIKRGMVAWQALAALRKDKGDSYWQRKFNDYRDDLGYALLLKRYMEDPAKATPEQIDRAAWDTVPNVPVLFWSFRVMVALGFYFIALFAFGFYLSSRRRLDKHPWFLKLALWSLPLPWIAAELGWIVAEMGRQPWTIDGVLPTFLSASSVSAGNVWVTLVGFVLFYSTLLVVDIVLMLRAVRQGPKMAA
- the cydX gene encoding cytochrome bd-I oxidase subunit CydX; this encodes MWYFSWILGLGLACAFGILNALWFELEADKKADKPANKD
- the nusA gene encoding transcription termination/antitermination protein NusA, yielding MELLHVADAVAREKAIERDEVLIAMEQAIQKAGRSKYGHEHDIRATIDRKTGDIKLQRFLEVADPVENEFTQIPLKAAKKMRSDAALGEFIIDDLPPIDFGRIAAQTAKQVIVQKVREAERKRQYEEYKDRGGEVINGIVKRVEYGNVTVDLGRAEGVLRRDECLPREHFKNGDRVRAYIYDVREEVRGPQIFLSRTHPMFMAKLFAQEVPEIYDGIIEIKSVARDPGSRAKIAVVSNDSSIDPVGACVGMRGSRVQAVVGELQGEKIDIIPWSQDPATFVVNALAPAEVAKVVLDEENHRMDVVVPDEQLSLAIGRRGQNVRLAAMLTGWDIDILTEKEESERRQEEVRSRTALFLEALAVDDVIAHLLVAEGFTRVEQIAETQLDELAEIEGFDAEVAEELQQRARTWLAERAAALEAKRKELGVVDDVMALPHMTVEFAVKLGEKEIKTLDDVGDLASDELREILGTDQLSETKGNELIMAARAHWFDGEAPSEQDAS